The DNA segment GAAGTTCCTAATATTCCATCGTTAGTGAGACAAACACATCCGAACGCGAATGATACACAATCCATCCAAAGCTAAGGTGAGCTAGCTCCCACGATAGCTCCTTTTCACACATGAGTCATGGCAAGTCAAACAAAGGTGCCCTCATATCACTGGTTACGGTTCTagtttaataaatatataatgagATAATGCCGCATTGGCCTTTAGCTCAGTTACAAATCTCAACCAACTTCTATTCGTATTCTATATAATAGGATTTAAAATTAATATAAAAACTAAATCGGTGGAGGACAGAACTTGTGCTCCACCGATTTAGTCAGTGATTTagtttttatattaatttaaattTTCAGATAAAGTGGATAAAgtgctttttaaaaaaagaaagcactTTGACTGGAACACAGGTCAGCACACTGACCTGTTCACAGGCCAGTCTTACAGCCTTGCGAACATGGCGGCGACGTTGCCATATCGCAGCAACAGTTTGAAGTAGTCAATGCGGCTCTATGTATATAGGTCTGTGCAGATGAATGTGTTTAGAACTAAGATAGAACCATGATGGCCTCTAGGTGAATAGGTCCCATAGCTCTGGAGAATATGAAGTAAAGAGGAGGCGAGGGGGTCTGTCCTTCAGCTCACCCTGGTAATGTGTGGGATGCCGAAGAGAAAGCACGCCGAGCAGACGGCCAGCACCAGCAGCTCCCTCCTCTTGAAGATGCGCAGCACCTTGACCCCAAACTCATCCACGACGTAGGTGACGGCCACCTCCGCCATGGAGAACTGCAAGACAGGGGCAGGGACATGGAGAGGGATTGTTATCATATGGAAAAGATTGATTAAAAATTCACCAgcgcaaataaaaataaaaatagtctGAGGAAGTATATTCCAAAACATACTTTTCCGCCTCAACCACTGCTTCTTCTTTTTGTATCaatgtaaaaatatgttttttaagaGGTtgagatattatatatatatatatgccctatatatataaagtctTATATAAGCCCCTTTGTCAGCATCAGAATGCTTTTGACTGGGGGGGGAAATGCTATGcagctctgtgattggttggcCAACTATCTTTCACAGAGGTCGAGTAATAGTAATTCAATGAGACTAGTTTCAGTAAAATTTACGAATCATATCTTTCCTCTTAATGGTCGGGCTTCGTTATCGCCAGCTACGTGACATGTTCTGCCCGCTGTGAGGGACACGAATCCAATAAACTGGGAATAGGCTTATGGGCGTGCCTTGGTTTACTTCACGTTGCCAGCCGCCGCGAGTAACGTAATCGCTGGTGAGAAGGACATTGTTTCTGATTTGTTATCTACAGAAACAAATAGGTTAACTCTTAATAAGAAGTTGGAATTAATAACAGAGAGACTCACACATGGGCTAAAATTGGTTCAGAAAACCAAACCTTTCGAAAGCCATTTCAACTCCATCAACTATCGTGATACCCATCAACTATCGCGATACCCTGTCACACGCTCTGCACCCCAGGCCGTTGTCTATATATAAGGATATACAACACAAGTATGAAGTGCACACAAAGcttgtgtgatgatgtgattATGTGTCAGGTGTTAAAGTacttcggtatggtaactatgaagcaaaaggaggggataTTGTGTTGAACACGCGTGTGAGCGACAAACAGCAGAGCCTCTTCTAGCCCCGGGGCTTTCCCCGGGGCTCTCAACGGACTGCTTCCTTGTGGcaatgtgggggcagcttatgtgcttaaaacaCGTAACACAGGAGGATTTGCATTTTGCTTAAGAGATATCCGTTTGTAGTTTGGATGATaactctcactccctctgtaCCGTTTGCTCGTTGCATTGCTATGGCTGGACTAGCgtatttgttttttctttcactTAGTTGGAATTATCAGAGGTACCTTTTGCagtactatagagaggacacagTAAGATAAACTGGTGGTCTAGTTTTTTCGCGATGGGGAAAGGGGGTCAGAGGGTCATGGTATAAGAGTCACGGTTCGCTACTGGAGTCCTCCCATTATGAAACAAACATGACCACCGTCATGATTGTTATTCTGGGATTATTGCTATGTATCTTCATTTTACTTATCAATATCCTTGTCTGAAGATTCTCTACCTTTGTATAAGACACTCTCGTGCATTTGCCATTCACATATCATGTAATCAAAGCCCTGAAGAAAACTCGGCAGATTCTTCAGGCCAATCTGTCCCTGAACAAACCAAATAGATGCTTTGTCTATGTCTGAATCTCTCTGGGTGATTCTGCCTTGGTCCCAAGCCTAAATATTATTACATACTGGTGGCACAGAAGACACTTAGTGTTTTTCCATGCTGGGATgtttgcatgaatgggtgaatgttaggcaataattGCAAAGtactttgagtggccgctggttggaaaagcgctatataaacgCATTTCATTTACCATTCAGGGTTTGCGGCATAAATTGTTAGTTAAGGTGGTGGGGTTTGCTGTCAgaacggggggggggcaaacaacATCGTCAAAATAACGGAACCAAGAACAGTGAAGGAGGTTGTGCAATTTTAAcgatacaaatatttaaaaGTAAAGTGCTAAACAACATTGTCACAATAACCACTGAAACAAGAACATCATTTTTTCCGGGGTTTTTAACTATGTAGTTAGGCGGCAGCTGTGTGTTGCTTATGCGGCCGCCTAAGCTGTAAAGTGCTGTGGGAAACCCTGCCATTTATCTGCCACATATGAATATCCTTTGTTTTTGCCAGTCTCTGCTGACCAGTTTCTAAACGTTCCACACTACTCCGAAACAGTTGGGGTTCCTTTCGTGACGTCAAAGGGCctgttatgccgcttttccactgcatggtaccagctcgacacgactcgactcgactcagctcgccttttttgcgtttccaccgcgatctagtacctcaagtggctgctttttctagtaccgcctcgctctaggttccaagcggctgagccgatgctaaaatgtgacgtcggcagacggccggccactgattggccagagagtgtgacgaagtcacgagagcgacatggcaaccatgctggtaacgatagaacagccatagtagcgccgcagccaacatattccacttcttcaacatgccagctaataatatgaacacgaataccatcgcatcgatgttctccattgttgttatgtgggttctgtccatgtgtgggttacgtaggtgttgtttgcgtcgcgtacaaaaatacgtcacggccctttcgcgcagacgaccccgcccacgtcccggaggtactatttgcggtggaaaagcacccgcgctgctaccgtgtcgagtcgtgttgtgtcgagtcgagctacatgtgcggtggaaaagcggcattagtataCTCTTCGACGTCAGCTAGGCAGCGGTTGTTGACGGTGCCCTCCTAGAGGGGGTTAAGCATCTCGGACGATTATAGTATCCCGCCACGGTGTGTCTGGATGCGTCATAAGCATCTGAGAGATGCTTCGGCTTCCTTGTCTCGGACACTGTAGGATAACGCCACTGTGTGTGGCGCATATCACATACAACATCGCTCATTTAAATGCTCACACATGACAACGCTAGGCTACTAAAAAGGTATCTTAAAGTTGCCAGGGGTCGAAACAATGAGGATAACCTCCCTTCTACCAAGAACCCTCAGCTCAAAACAATATCTTTCTCAAAAAGTGTTTGATTTTGGGCTGAATCAAAGTGACACTTTAATGATTTGCACGTGCAAACAACTTTAACCACAACTTGGAAGAAATGGCCCCAAAAGGTTGGGATCCACtgagctacacacacaaacctggcTATCAAGTCCGAGACAAAGCAGCATCAGGAAGAAGAGTGCAGCCCATAACTGGGGTACAGGCATGGTGGAGAAGACTTCTGGGTACACCACAAACACCAGGCCAGGGCCTAGAAACACAGGACAGACAGTTAAAAACCACAGGTCAGGGCCTGGACTCAAAAAACACAGGCCAGGGTCTAGAAACACAGGACAAACAGAGTTAAAAACTACATGTTGGGGCCTCAACAAACAAACCCCAGGCTAGGGCCAGGATACACAGCACAGACAGTTACAAACCCAGGCTCTAAACAAAGCAGCTAAGACCCAGATGCAGATACAGTTTCAGTCACAGTTAAAGGGagccacagacacagagactgaGACACTTAGAACTCTGTTAGACATAGTTAAACCCAACCCCTTGCTCTAAAGGAGAGATCACACCAGAGAACGGTTACCAGAGCGGAGGTGTTGAACCCGcagaataaagaaatacaaaaccATCCAACCAAAATGACTCACACAAAGAACGCCAGGAATGTTACACTGAGACGAAGTGGAAAATAAGCTCTTCTGCTGATCAATAATTAGTGTGTGCAGTTAATCATAAGGCCTTGCGCAGGACAAAAGAAGCATGCAGTTGACACCCAGACCTTGTTAATAATACATTCTTGTTCTTTCATTTGCATCCTTGCGTCCTGCTCACGCATCTTCACAGGGCTAAATAGCATTTTCTTCGGTCAAGGGTTTAAACAGTGGGTGCCTTGATGCCATTCGAAACAGATAAACACAGGCACAACACACTTTTTGATGGTTGATCTTGTTTTACTGATGAAAATGAACACTTTGAGCAATATAAAGTATTCTGGTTCTACTCGGAACAAAtccatttgttattttttgggggggttctCACATAGGCCTCACATAGGTTTCTATTTTCAAACAAATATCTGGTTacgtttgtttttctttcagttgGAATGGATGCTTTACTAGCTCTTGTTCCGTCTCCAGTGTAGTAGTACTTAATCTTTAATGAAAACAGTTACTCAAACCTGTCAGTTTCCCATTAGCAGCATCTAGTGCCTTGAGTTGTAGCTACAGTTTAAGCTATGGACACTAGCTGGTGAAACCCAtcccaacagagagacagagcctaTAGAATGCCAACAAAGAGCCTGCTATTGAGAGGGATCCAAGCAAGTACACACCTTTCACAACAACTggcttagggtgcactcacactaggccatctggccgtggccgttggccgttttcacacctaaccgtgctcaactggccccattgttctatggcctgcactcacactaggccatctggccgtggccgatggccgtcgcaactgtggcctggccacggtagactcttgtacatacgtcatcacgtcgtaacacgtcatcaccaagcgtccgctgcatggaccataataaagtctgccgccagtcagagttttaacaacaatggacaacaacacagagaacacagttcttCACCAACTGTGCCTGAATAGCATcgtctgcccaaatggctaacagacactcgacttctctatgggaccaacgtgaaccaacagttgaaccgcttgacgccatgtttaccgtttaatgggaaagaaggctcgtcgccttaattatgtccatggtcgtcgcatggactatacgtcatccagctcaggttgcgtagccgtgcgtgtgcacgtgtcggactcggctcattagcatctgtgccctggcggcccgtaccgtagcagcacacctctcccaagtggccaagttggcctggcctggccagaacggccacactcacactggcagatttgagcacggttaggtgtgtaaacggccacggccacggccacggccagatggcctagtgtgagtgcacccttactCTCTCTTCACACTCACCATCTGTAGCAATGTCATCCACCGGCAGGTTATGGACGTGAGCCATGTAGCCGATGGCGGAAAATATCACAAATCCAGCTAGTATACTCGTTGCCGAATTAGCGAGCGCAACGATTAGAGTGTCCCTATAGGAAGGaattaagaaagaaaaagaaacacgGTTGGAAATTATTTACATGTAATATCGATTATTTTTGGATCTTCGTGATACATCTTTTCTTGACTatatcacaaacacaccatgAACAATTCCtttgtttgtgaaaataaaactggcgataaaacacatttaaactcTCATTTGTCTTTCAAACATAGAtttggctttttgtttttttcgggAAGTAAAAGTCCCCAAAAAACTGTCCACATACCAAACCGGTATGTTTACTCTGGGCCCTGATATTCAACATACCGGAGGATGTTGTTGTTGAACTTGTTGTAACTAGCCAACGAGATCATGGAGCCAAATCCAATACCGATGGAGTTAAACACCTGGGCCGCGGCATTCACCCACACCTGCCGCAAGGACATGGAAGGTCAGCCGTTTTATGATGCTGTCATGGGGCCCAAGGATGTCATTGCTGTAGACTACAGCATCACATGCTAGGGCACCACCTACAACTACTCAAAGAAAGATGATACTAAAGAGGCTCAAAACGAGTTCAACAGATCGATCACCTCACCTGGACTTCCAACAGCTTTCCCCAGACAGGGGTCAGGAAGTAGATAATGCCATTGACTGCTCCAGGGAGTTGCACGTTGTTTATTAACAAGGCGAACAGCACAAAGTACGGGAACAGTGCTGTGAAGTACACCACCTGCTCGGCACCAACAAAGGGGAAACAGCTGTCACGCGTGTGCATTGTTCTCTATTAGTATTAgccaaaatacttttttttaagcTTTTGAAGAGCAATGTGGGAAGAAAGTATGAACACTGTCCAAATAAGCATAAATAATCGTAAGAAATATTACCACAATAATAACAGTAACGGTAAATACTATAATAATTGTGTCATTATTATtcgtaataatataaatatcataataatagtagacattatgaataataattattatgaaaataataatgacGGAACAAACACATTGTTATTCACATGAAATCGTATGTAATAAACATTGAGTATCTAGTCCTAGATTGATGGAGAAGGGGCTCTGACCTTGCCGGTAGACTTGACGCCCTTGAAGATGCACAGATAGACGATGGCCCAGGCCACAAGGAGCAGGCCAAACAGCTCCCAGCGGACACCACCGGCCTCCTCGATGCCATCCGTCTTCTCCAGAAGCTTCCGACTGAGAGACATAACATGTATGAAAATACAGAAATTGTTCATAGCGTTTTTAAAGACTCATCTACCGAGAAAATAACGTATGTTTGATCCTGCTTATATTTTGTAGTGGAATTGTAATTAAGCTATTTAGCAGACATCCAAACCAACAGATTTAATTGGTGTTTTGTTTAATCCATGACTGAGCAGATGGCAGTAAGGTGTCTTACTCATAGAAGCCTGTAGGCTGCGGTCTTTGGAGTTTGAACACCCTAACCACAACCCCATCCTTTGGGGGAGGAATCTTTCACCCATACCAAATATCAGTTCAGTGACATTTAACAGCCGAACAAAACGTTGGACAAACATGACAAGATCCATTCCTTACTCGAAGAActgctggctggctgactgcaGGTTAGAGGCGTTGCCAGTGAGACCACTTGAGCAGTTTTCAACAGCATTCCAGCTATT comes from the Gadus chalcogrammus isolate NIFS_2021 chromosome 6, NIFS_Gcha_1.0, whole genome shotgun sequence genome and includes:
- the si:ch211-225b11.1 gene encoding sodium- and chloride-dependent GABA transporter 1 isoform X2; protein product: MPPAESCFSFETEIFYPVKTYWFRPLINPIICAWLILCASKWTKAGVGVATTVISFLMCTYYNVIITWALYYFLNSFWTTLPWQSCNNSWNAVENCSSGLTGNASNLQSASQQFFDRKLLEKTDGIEEAGGVRWELFGLLLVAWAIVYLCIFKGVKSTGKVVYFTALFPYFVLFALLINNVQLPGAVNGIIYFLTPVWGKLLEVQVWVNAAAQVFNSIGIGFGSMISLASYNKFNNNILRDTLIVALANSATSILAGFVIFSAIGYMAHVHNLPVDDIATDGPGLVFVVYPEVFSTMPVPQLWAALFFLMLLCLGLDSQFSMAEVAVTYVVDEFGVKVLRIFKRRELLVLAVCSACFLFGIPHITRGGIYVFQLMDHYTAVVSLMFLAFFEVLAVCWIFGVSRISKMIRTMLGKEPNLFFRLNWMVATPLLVLVILVSSIAQYSPAHYGKYVFPAWANVVGWGISLLSIVCIPLGALQEIWRNEGTLLQRIKHALKPTIDLDAEDDHPEEKKLKFPLITINSHD